The Petrocella atlantisensis genome has a window encoding:
- a CDS encoding heavy-metal-associated domain-containing protein, with the protein MKQYISIEGMSCAHCVNHVKGALSSIEGVQKTDVNLHKKNAIIESDIEINDALIIQSIKDIGYKVIEIKS; encoded by the coding sequence ATGAAACAATATATTAGTATAGAAGGCATGTCATGTGCCCACTGTGTGAATCATGTTAAAGGGGCTTTGTCATCCATTGAAGGTGTACAAAAGACAGATGTCAACCTACACAAGAAAAATGCAATAATAGAAAGTGATATTGAGATTAATGATGCATTGATTATTCAATCAATCAAAGATATTGGATATAAAGTTATTGAAATCAAATCATAA